CCCATGACCAATAATCACAAGTCTGTAAGTGTCCACAAAACCGGGTCAACCTCACAAGTGACCTTGGCCCCCTCGGGGTCGCGGGCGCGCCAGGTGCCGACCGGCCCTGAATTGCCGCTCCGGTGGTACACCATCCTCTGGTCGGTTGTCACGATCGGAGGCTCGTCCACGTCGTCGATGTTGATCGTGACGTAGATGGTGTCCTTGCGACCGGAGGGGTCGGTGGCGACGACCCCCACCACGTAGCTCAGGCGGGCCTCCCGGTCGAGCGGGACCCGCGTCGACAACTGTCCTGTCACCCGGTCGATCTTGAACAACGCGGTGTGCGACCCGCTCAGGGAGTAGACGAGCGGGTCCCGGGCGCCGTCCGGGTCCACCGCCTCGACCGGATCCCCGATCGGCGTATCGGCGGGCTCGTTCTCGAGGACGCTGCGGGTTTTGTCCGTGTCGTCAAAGGCGGGCGGGCTGTTCTCCTCGGGCTCCGCACGCGGCGGGTTGTCGGCGGGGATCACGACCGTCTGCTCGGTGCCGTGGACGTCGGTGTAGGAGGCGGTGACAGAGAGAGACTGGCCCACATCACCCTCCTTGGGCGTGTAGGTGGGGGAATTGACGCTCTGCACGGCGAGGTCCGAGCCCCCGGGCGTGACGATGCTGGAGCCGCCTCCCTGCCAGAGTTCGGCGTCTCCCATCCCTCGCAGGAATATGGCCGCCTCGGGCTGCGATCGCCACATGGTGACTGCGTCCGTCCCCTTGAGGTCCTGGACGGCGCCCGCCCCGATCCCGCCAATGGCCACCGGGGGTCGGTCTGTCATGCTTGCCGCGGTAGAGAATCCCACGCTGGTCGTGCCCGACTGCCACGTCCAGTCGATCCCGCTCCGCGGTACCTCGGCGCCCTCCAGGGTCGCCCGCAGCGCGACGCCCACCTGCGGCTGCACGTGCGACAGGACGCCCTCGGCCGGTTCTTCGAGGTTGCGGACGGTGACCGTGACTTCCAGCGTGCCGGTCTCGAACCCGTCGAAGGCCCGCAGGGTCACTTCGTACACGTTGTCGCGATTGGCGTCCTGCGGCGACTCGCGGTCGGGCGGGGACTTGAAGGCGAGTTCTCCGTACTCGTTGTTGGTACCGCTCGAGGTGATGACGAAGTCGCCACCGTCGCGGCCCGCCAGCGACCAGCCGATGGCGAAGTCCTCCGGGTCGACGGCCGTGTACTCCCCGAGGGCGGCGGTGTCGCCCTCCGAGTAGTTGATGGTGGTCGACCCGCCGTTGATGGCGGGCGCCTCGTTCACATCCGTGACCGTGACGACCACATCCACGGTGGGTTGGGCCGCCCCGTCCGAGACCTGCACCGTCACCTCGTAGACGTTGTCGGAGTCGCTATCGGCGGGATTCTCGTAGTCCGGCGGGTTGGAGAAGCTGAGTTCCCCGTCTTCGTTGATGGCGAAGTCGCCGCCGTCGGCGCCGCCGGAGATGCTCCAGGTGACGGGATCGTTCTCGGGGTCGGCGGCCGTGTAGGTGCCGACCGGGTTAACGCTGCTCTCGGGGTAGTTCACGGCGGTCGGCCCGCCGGAGATGGTGACGTCCTCGTTCACGTCCGACACGGTGACCGTCACCTGGAGGGTGACGGTGTTGGTCCCGTCGGAGGCCCTGACGGTAACCAGGTACTCGTTGTCGCGGTTGGCGTCCCGCGGCGACTCATGGTCGGGGGTCTGCCGGAAGGTCAGTGCGCCGTCGGTGCTGATGGTGAAGTCGTTGGCGTCGGCGCCCGCCAGCGACCAGGTAATGGGATCGTTCTCGGGGTCGGTGGCGGTGTAGGTCTCCACCACGGCGGTGTCGTTCTCGTCGTGGCTGACGGCCGTCCCGCCGGTGACGGTCGGCGGCTCGTTCGACGCGCCGGCCCTGGTCACCCTCACCGTTACGTCCCTGGTGGCCGTGTTGGTCCCGTCCGAGGCGGTGACCGTCACCCGGTACTCGTTGTCGGCGTCGCTGTCGGTGGGGTTGTCGAAGTCCGGTGAAGAACTGAAGGTGAGCACGCCCGAGGAACTGATCTCCAGGTCGTCCGTGTCGGTGCCCGCCAGTGTCCAGGTGATGGTGGCGCCTTCGGGGTCGGTGGCCCTGTAGGTGCTTACCGCGTTGGTCCTGGTCTCGGCATAGGACACGGTCTCCTGCCCGGCGGTGAAGACGGGGGCCTCGTTCACGTTGGTCACGGTGACGGTCACCGCCCGGGTGGCAGAGACGGTTCCGTCCGAGGCCTTGACGGTCACGTCATAGACGTTGTTGCGTCCGCTGTCGGCGGGCCTCTCGTAGTCCGGAGAGGAGGTGAAGCTGAGCACGCCCTTGACGCCGCCACCCACCACGGCGACCTCGCTGATCTCGAAGTCGCCGGAGTCGGTGCCGGACAGCGACCAGGTGATAGTGGCCCCTTCTGGGTCGGTGGCGGCGTAGGTGTCCACCGCGGCGGTGCCGTTCTCGGCATAGCTCACGGTTTCCGACCCCTCGGTGAAGGTGGGTGGATCGTTCACGTTGGTCACGGTGACGGTGACCGCCAGGGTGCCGGCGTTGTTGTCGGCGTCCTTCGCCGTGACCGTCACCAGGTAGACGTTGTTCTGGTCGGCGTCCTGCGGCGACTCCCGGTTGGGGGCCTGCTTGAAGCTGAGTGCGCCGGCGGTGCTGATGTTGAAGTCGCCGGCATCGGTGCCCGCCAGCGACCAGGTGATGGCGCTGCCCTCCGGGTCGCTGGCCGCGTAGTCGCCCACCGATTTGTCGGCGCCCTCCGCCTTGGACACCGATGCGGATCCGGTCACGGTCGGCGACTCGTTCACGTTGGTGACGGTTACGGTTACCGCCCGAGTGACCGAGTTGGTTCCGTCGGAGGCCTTGACGGTCACCGAGTAGACGTTGTTGGTGTCGCTGTCGTCGGGGTCCTCGAAGTCAGGGGAGGAGGCGAAGGTGAGCTGCCCCGACGTGCTGATGTTGAAGTCTCCAGAGTCGGTGCCTTCCAGGGACCAGGTGATGGTGTCGTTGTCCTGGTCGGTGGCGGTGTAGGTGTCCACCGCGGCCGTGCCGTTCTCGGTATAGCTCACCGAGGTGTCCCCGCCGGTGAAGGTGGGCGCATGGTTGACGTCGGTAACCGTGACAGTCACGCTGAGGGAGACCTGGTTGGTCCCGTCCGAGGCTCTCACCGTCACCAGGTAGACGTTGTTGGTGTCGGCGTCCCTAGGCGTCCCTCTGTCGGGCGCCAGCTTGAAGCTGAGTGCTCCGCTGGTGCTGATGTTGAAGTCACCGGCGTCGGTGCCCGCCAGCGACCAGGTGATGGTGGCCCCTTCGGGATCGTTGGCCGTGTAGGTGGTCACCGACTTGTCGGCGCCCTCCGCCTTGGACACCGATGTGGAACCGGTGAGGGTGGGCGCCTCGTTCACGTTGGTCACGGTCACCGTCACCGCCCGGGTGGCGGAGAGGCTTCCGTCCGAGGCCTTCACCGTCACCTTGTAGACGTTGTTGGTGTCACTGTCGTCGGCGTCCTCGAAGTCAGGGGAGGAAGCGAAGGTGAGCTCCCCCGAGCTGCTGATGCTGAAATCGCCGGAGTCGGTGCCCTCCAGCGACCAGGTGATGGTGGCGCTCTCGGGATCGGTGGCCGTGTATGTGCCCACCGCGCCCGTGCCGTTCTCCGCGTAGTTCTTGGAAGTCGGCCCGCCGGTAAAGGTGGGCGCCTCGTTCACGTCGGTCACGGTCACCGTCACCGCCCGGGTGGCCGAATTGGTCCCGTCCGAGGCCTTCACCGTCACCTTGTAGACGTTGTTGGTGTCACTGTCGTCGGCGTCCTCGAAGTCAGGAGTGGAGGCGAAGGTGAGCTGCCCCGAACTGTTGATGCTGAAGTCCCCGGAATCGGTGCCCTCCACCGACCAGGTGATGGTGCTCCCTTCGGGGTCCGTGGCCGTGTATGTGTTCACTACGCCGGTGCCGTTCTCCGCGTAGTTCTTGGAAGTCGGCCCGCCGGTGAAAGCCGGCGCCTCGTTCACGTTGGTCACGGTCACCGTCACCGCCCGGGTGCCGGAATTGGTCCCGTCGGAGGCATTGACGGTCACCTGGTATACGTTGTTGCCGCCGTCGTCGGCGGGGCTCTCGAAGTCCGGGGTGGAGCCGAAGGTGAGTTGCCCCGAACTGCTGATGCTGAAGTCCCCGGAGTCGGTGCCCGACAGCGTCCAGGTGATGGTGCTCCCTTCGGGGTCGGTGGCCGTGTAGGTGCCGACCGCGGCGGTGCCGTTCTCTGCGTAGTTCTTGGTGGTGGGCCCGCCGGTCACGGTGGGCGCCTCGTTCACGTTGGTCACGGTGACGGTCACATCCCGGGTGACCGCGGCGATCCCGTCCGAGGCCTTGACCGTGATGTCATAGACGTTGTTTCCGCCGTCGTCGGCGGGGCTCTCGAAGTCCGGGGAGGAGGCGAAGGTGAGTTGCCCCGAACTGTTGATGCTGAAGTCCCCGGAGTCGGTTCCCTCCACCGACCAGTTGATGGTGGTCTGCTGCTCGTCGGTGGCGGTGTAGGTCTCCACCACCCCTGTTCCGTTCTCGGCGTAGCTCACGGAGGTGGACCCTCCGGTTATGGTCGGCGGGGTGTTCTCCTCGGTCACCCTGGTCACGGTCACCTGGACCGCCAGCGAGGTCGTGTGGGAACCGGCGGTGGCCACCACGTTGATCTCATATACCCGGTTCTGGTCGGCGTCCCGGAGTCCGTCAGTGGGCGTCTGCTTGAACGCGACCGCGCCTCCGGTGCTGATCTCGAAGTGGTTTGCGTCATCGCCCGTCACGCTCCAGGTGATGGCGTCGTTGTCCGAGTCGGCGCCGGTGTAGGTGGCCACCGTCTTGGCGCCGCCCTTTCCCTTGGTGATCGACCTGGGGCCGGTCACGGTGGGCGCCTCGTTGGCGTTGGTCACGGTGACGGTCACACTCCGGGTGATTTCGGTGGTGCCGTCGGAGGCTGTGACCGTCACCAGATAGGTGTTGTTGGTGTCACTGTCGGCGGCGTCCTCGAAGTCCGGTGTGACCTTGAAGCTGAGCACCCCGCCGTTGCTGATGGTGAGGTCGTCGGCGTCCGTGCCTGACAGTGAATAGGTGATGGGGTCGTTGTCCCCGTCGGTGGCGGTGTAGGTCCCCACCGGGTCGGTGGTCTCCTCGGTGTAGCTCACGGTGGTGGGACCGCCGGTCCAGGACGGCGCTTCCGCGACGTTGGTGACCGTGACCCGGACCGGCAGCGTGTCGAATGTGGAGCCATCCGACACCTTCACGATCAGCGAGTAGACGTTGTCGCCGTCGGGATCCTGGGGCGACTCCCGGTCGGGCGCCTGCTGGAAGGTGAGCACCCCGCCGCTGCTGATGTTGAAGTGGCTAGCGTCCGCCCCCACAACCGTCCAGGTGATGGTGGCGTTCTCGGGATCGGCGGCGGTGTAGGTCCCCACCGTTGTTCCGTTTTCCGCCACGCTCGGCGTTCTCGGGCCGGTGACGTTGGGCGTTTCGTTCACGTTGGTCACGTTGACGGTCACCGCCCGGGTGGCCGAGGCGACTCCGTCCGAGGCCGTGACCGTCACCTGATAATCGTTGCTGGTGTCACTGTCTGCGGGGCTCTCGAAGTCCAGCGGGGCCACGAGCCGGAGGTTCCCGAAGGCGCCGATCGTGAAGTGGGCCGAGTCGGTTCCCGTGACGCTCCAGTTAATCCCGTCGTTGTCGCCGTCGCTGGCGACATAGGTTCCCAACGCTACAGCGGTGCGGGTGTTCTCCATCGAGTTGACTGTGGTCGGCCCGCTGGTGATGGTGGGCGCCGTGTTGGTGGCGTCGGTCACCTTGACCGTCACGTCAAGGGTGTGAGACTTGCTTCCGTCCGAAGCCTTGACAGTAACTTCGTAGGTGCCGGCGGTCGAGGGCTGTTTGAAGCTAAGGGCGCCGGAACTGCTGATGTTGAACTGGTTTGCGTCGTCGCCTTCCAGCGACCAGGTTACGGTGCTCCCTTCCGGGTCACTGGCCGTGTAGGTGGCGATGGTGCCGGATTCCGCCGTCCCGAGTCTGACATTCTCGAGGCCCGACACCTTCGGGGCCTCCTGCAGGTCGGTTATCGTCACGGCGTAGGTCTGCTCGGTGGTGTTGAAACCGTCATGAGCCTTCAAGGTGAACCGGTAGACGTTGTCGCCGTCGCTGTCACCGGGATTCTCGAAGTCCGGTATCTTCAGTATGCCGAT
This window of the bacterium genome carries:
- a CDS encoding cadherin domain-containing protein — its product is MVLALLIGLVGQLPGGANEPAFRDPLSPGGAWHEIGPEQDFRTAQSNTVPHFPDSDTGHRTVAENTPAGRAFGDPVTADDPDAGDTLTYALFDHNSSGGFRHFSINSSTGQLLTKNPLDFETKSTYTLSVRVRDGHGAVSQDFILITIRVVDVDEPPTITGPANPPYVEGGTGVVATYTATGGSGRINWSLKGIQSDHYTINSAGQLSVSEVPDGSHDTFEVVATDESGMSSDFRVTVDVLPAIKGNTAVRRLEGSDRTVATYTITDPSPAIQNWRKLGDDAGDFNFSFGGALNQNLTVRFAAAPDFDNPADADGDNVYELTVRAWDGVRARDLDVTVTIGEDPDNDPPTIFSTTFPTTHSHQETVDINHQLTMRDDGNRDNVRLTIAGPDAAKFFIFEEGFGGAWAIGILKIPDFENPGDSDGDNVYRFTLKAHDGFNTTEQTYAVTITDLQEAPKVSGLENVRLGTAESGTIATYTASDPEGSTVTWSLEGDDANQFNISSSGALSFKQPSTAGTYEVTVKASDGSKSHTLDVTVKVTDATNTAPTITSGPTTVNSMENTRTAVALGTYVASDGDNDGINWSVTGTDSAHFTIGAFGNLRLVAPLDFESPADSDTSNDYQVTVTASDGVASATRAVTVNVTNVNETPNVTGPRTPSVAENGTTVGTYTAADPENATITWTVVGADASHFNISSGGVLTFQQAPDRESPQDPDGDNVYSLIVKVSDGSTFDTLPVRVTVTNVAEAPSWTGGPTTVSYTEETTDPVGTYTATDGDNDPITYSLSGTDADDLTISNGGVLSFKVTPDFEDAADSDTNNTYLVTVTASDGTTEITRSVTVTVTNANEAPTVTGPRSITKGKGGAKTVATYTGADSDNDAITWSVTGDDANHFEISTGGAVAFKQTPTDGLRDADQNRVYEINVVATAGSHTTSLAVQVTVTRVTEENTPPTITGGSTSVSYAENGTGVVETYTATDEQQTTINWSVEGTDSGDFSINSSGQLTFASSPDFESPADDGGNNVYDITVKASDGIAAVTRDVTVTVTNVNEAPTVTGGPTTKNYAENGTAAVGTYTATDPEGSTITWTLSGTDSGDFSISSSGQLTFGSTPDFESPADDGGNNVYQVTVNASDGTNSGTRAVTVTVTNVNEAPAFTGGPTSKNYAENGTGVVNTYTATDPEGSTITWSVEGTDSGDFSINSSGQLTFASTPDFEDADDSDTNNVYKVTVKASDGTNSATRAVTVTVTDVNEAPTFTGGPTSKNYAENGTGAVGTYTATDPESATITWSLEGTDSGDFSISSSGELTFASSPDFEDADDSDTNNVYKVTVKASDGSLSATRAVTVTVTNVNEAPTLTGSTSVSKAEGADKSVTTYTANDPEGATITWSLAGTDAGDFNISTSGALSFKLAPDRGTPRDADTNNVYLVTVRASDGTNQVSLSVTVTVTDVNHAPTFTGGDTSVSYTENGTAAVDTYTATDQDNDTITWSLEGTDSGDFNISTSGQLTFASSPDFEDPDDSDTNNVYSVTVKASDGTNSVTRAVTVTVTNVNESPTVTGSASVSKAEGADKSVGDYAASDPEGSAITWSLAGTDAGDFNISTAGALSFKQAPNRESPQDADQNNVYLVTVTAKDADNNAGTLAVTVTVTNVNDPPTFTEGSETVSYAENGTAAVDTYAATDPEGATITWSLSGTDSGDFEISEVAVVGGGVKGVLSFTSSPDYERPADSGRNNVYDVTVKASDGTVSATRAVTVTVTNVNEAPVFTAGQETVSYAETRTNAVSTYRATDPEGATITWTLAGTDTDDLEISSSGVLTFSSSPDFDNPTDSDADNEYRVTVTASDGTNTATRDVTVRVTRAGASNEPPTVTGGTAVSHDENDTAVVETYTATDPENDPITWSLAGADANDFTISTDGALTFRQTPDHESPRDANRDNEYLVTVRASDGTNTVTLQVTVTVSDVNEDVTISGGPTAVNYPESSVNPVGTYTAADPENDPVTWSISGGADGGDFAINEDGELSFSNPPDYENPADSDSDNVYEVTVQVSDGAAQPTVDVVVTVTDVNEAPAINGGSTTINYSEGDTAALGEYTAVDPEDFAIGWSLAGRDGGDFVITSSGTNNEYGELAFKSPPDRESPQDANRDNVYEVTLRAFDGFETGTLEVTVTVRNLEEPAEGVLSHVQPQVGVALRATLEGAEVPRSGIDWTWQSGTTSVGFSTAASMTDRPPVAIGGIGAGAVQDLKGTDAVTMWRSQPEAAIFLRGMGDAELWQGGGSSIVTPGGSDLAVQSVNSPTYTPKEGDVGQSLSVTASYTDVHGTEQTVVIPADNPPRAEPEENSPPAFDDTDKTRSVLENEPADTPIGDPVEAVDPDGARDPLVYSLSGSHTALFKIDRVTGQLSTRVPLDREARLSYVVGVVATDPSGRKDTIYVTINIDDVDEPPIVTTDQRMVYHRSGNSGPVGTWRARDPEGAKVTCEVDPVLWTLTDL